In Bombina bombina isolate aBomBom1 chromosome 6, aBomBom1.pri, whole genome shotgun sequence, a single genomic region encodes these proteins:
- the NDUFB2 gene encoding NADH dehydrogenase [ubiquinone] 1 beta subcomplex subunit 2, mitochondrial: MSSLVRLGGVLRAGSRLLGGAVRKRPGVRNAGGGVHIEPRYRQFPELTKNQVLQAEILSGFMWFWILWHLWHDSDAVLGHFPYPDPSEWTDEELGIPPEGEE, encoded by the exons ATGTCGTCCCTGGTGCGGTTAGGAGGTGTCCTGCGGGCCGGCAGCCGGTTATTGGGGGGAGCCGTGCGGAAGAGGCCCGGGGTTAGAAA CGCCGGAGGAGGAGTTCACATAGAGCCGCGTTACCGGCAGTTCCCAGAGCTCACCAAGAACCAGGTCCTGCAGGCAGAGATCCTCAGTGGGTTTATGTGGTTCTGGATCCTGTGGCACCTGTGGCATGACTCCGACGCAGTGCTG GGTCACTTTCCCTATCCTGACCCATCCGAGTGGACAGATGAGGAGCTAGGAATCCCTCCTGAAGGGGAAGAATGA